In one Alnus glutinosa chromosome 12, dhAlnGlut1.1, whole genome shotgun sequence genomic region, the following are encoded:
- the LOC133852692 gene encoding uncharacterized protein LOC133852692 translates to MLNPTLVPSNTFNSVYEFRKAIKQANVQKGKDLAYQKNSRKKLIAVCEDKKCKYRVYGRQLKDDATFMLISIKPKHTCARRYKNHLITSNWITEWCMDSFRDQPNMPIDVLKKKVKKKWNVDVHGSSLYRARKKAQESIFGKLGEQYYRLWDYCATIRSTNVGSCVILMVERPMPEGVYKGQLMAAVGKDANNNMYPISIAVVEAETKDSWIWFLEALLGDLGHSPHGWTFFSDRQKGLVPSHQDVCPNAEHRTYVRHLYANFRNEDHRGVLLKDMLWRAASAYTQHEFHTVMEEIKGINAKAHEYLAKVDPRTWCRG, encoded by the exons ATGCTAAATCCTACTCTGGTGCCAAGTAACACTTTTAATTCTGTCTATGAGTTTAGAAAAGCCATTAAACAAGCCAATGTACAGAAGGGGAAGGACTTGGCTTACCAAAAGAATTCAAGGAAGAAACTTATTGCAGTGTGTGAAGACAAGAAATGTAAATACAGAGTTTATGGAAGGCAATTGAAGGATGATGCGACATTCATGCTGATTTCAATTAAGCCCAAACATACATGTGCCAGGAGATACAAGAATCATTTGATCACTTCAAACTGGATAACTGAGTGGTGCATGGATAGTTTTAGGGATCAGCCGAATATGCCTATAGATGTCCTcaagaaaaaggtgaagaagaagtgGAATGTTGATGTCCACGGTAGTTCTTTGTATAGGGCAAGGAAGAAGGCACAAGAGTCCATATTTGGAAAGTTGGGGGAGCAATACTATCGTCTATGGGATTATTGTGCAACGATAAGAAGCACAAACGTTGGGAGCTGCGTTATTCTGATGGTTGAGAGACCTATGCCCGAG GGGGTTTATAAGGGGCAGTTAATGGCAGCTGTCGGAAAGGATGCCAATAATAACATGTATCCAATTTCTATAGCGGTGGTAGAGGCAGAGACCAAGGATAGCTGGATTTGGTTTCTCGAGGCATTATTGGGAGATCTTGGCCATAGTCCACATGGATGGACCTTCTTTTCAGATAGACAGAAG GGCCTCGTACCAAGCCATCAGGATGTGTGTCCTAATGCTGAGCATCGTACTTATGTGCGCCACTTGTATGCCAATTTCAGAAATGAAGATCATCGGGGGGTGCTATTGAAGGACATGCTGTGGAGAGCTGCTTCTGCATACACACAGCATGAATTTCATACTGTAATGGAGGAGATTAAGGGCATTAATGCCAAAGCACATGAGTATCTTGCAAAGGTTGACCCTAGAACTTGGTGTAGAGGATGA
- the LOC133852018 gene encoding L-type lectin-domain containing receptor kinase IX.1-like — protein MYIPMLPLFFFLILLPTAYSVSFQITRFEPTATDILYLGDAVPSVGAIEMINKYRYVCRVGWAIYAKRVPLWDSDTRKLTNFTTRYSFTINTQGAPHYASGLAFFLAPAGFEIPPNSCGGFLGLFNTTTSADSSRNQIVLVEFDSFPNPEWDPKVEHVGINTNSIASAIYTPWNASSHSGDTADVWITYNASTKNLNVSWKYQTTSNTSENTSLSYKIDLREILAEWVTVGFSATTSQYGERVKIQSWEFSSSLDIKEKNGNNAKKKRLVVGLTVSGGVMIIAGAITTFVILWTWKGKKKGTADTVNLISINDDLERGAGPRRFYYNELASATYNFSNERKLGEGGFGAVYKGYLTDLDMLIAVKKISRGSKQGKKEYITEVKIISRLRHRNLVQLIGWCHDRGEFLLVYVFMPNGSLDAHLFGKRSPLPWVVRYKISHGLASALLYLHEEWEQCVVHRDIKSSNVMLDSSFTVKLGDFGLARLMDHGLGSQTTGLAGTLGYMAPEYISTGRASKESDVYSFGVVALEIATGRRSADRMEEDSDIGLVQWVWNLYGRGDLLLAVDGKLQNDFDEKQVECLIIVGLWCAHPDRSLRPSIRQAIHVLNFEATMPNLPTQMPVPMYHVPTLAVSSVEPSITSSLQHGR, from the coding sequence ATGTATATACCTATGCtgcccctcttcttcttccttatactTCTTCCCACCGCTTATTCAGTTTCTTTCCAAATAACTCGATTTGAACCCACTGCCACCGACATACTGTATCTGGGTGATGCTGTACCTTCTGTTGGAGCCATTGAAATGATCAACAAATATAGATATGTATGCCGAGTAGGTTGGGCCATCTATGCTAAGAGGGTGCCACTCTGGGACTCTGATACGAGAAAGCTCACTAACTTTACTACACGTTACTCCTTCACTATCAACACCCAAGGCGCTCCCCATTATGCCAGTGGGCTAGCATTCTTCTTGGCTCCTGCTGGGTTTGAAATCCCACCAAATTCATGCGGTGGATTTCTAGGCCTATTCAACACCACAACCAGTGCTGATTCATCTCGGAACCAAATTGTTCTTGTTGAGTTCGACTCATTCCCGAACCCTGAATGGGATCCTAAAGTTGAGCATGTGGGGATTAACACCAACTCAATTGCTTCTGCTATTTACACCCCTTGGAATGCCAGCTCGCACAGTGGAGACACTGCTGATGTATGGATCACCTACAATGCTTCTACCAAGAATTTGAATGTCTCTTGGAAGTACCAAACAACCTCTAATACTTCGGAGAATACCAGTCTTTCTTATAAAATTGATCTCAGGGAAATTCTTGCCGAGTGGGTCACAGTTGGATTTTCAGCCACTACAAGTCAGTATGGAGAGCGAGTTAAAATTCAATCGTGGGAATTCAGTTCAAGTTTAGacattaaggaaaaaaatggaaataatgcAAAAAAGAAGAGATTAGTGGTTGGTTTAACAGTTTCAGGTGGTGTTATGATCATAGCAGGGGCAATTACAACGTTTGTAATATTGTGGACATGGAAGGGAAAGAAGAAGGGAACGGCAGATACTGTGAACTTAATATCGATAAACGACGACCTAGAAAGAGGAGCGGGACCAAGAAGGTTCTATTATAACGAGCTTGCTTCAGCTACCTACAACTTCTCAAATGAGAGGAAGTTGGGTGAAGGAGGGTTTGGTGCCGTTTACAAAGGGTATTTAACTGATTTAGACATGCTAATCGCTGTGAAGAAAATCTCAAGGGGGTCTAAACAGGGGAAGAAAGAATACATCACCGAGGTGAAGATCATTAGCCGGCTGAGACATCGGAATCTTGTGCAACTCATAGGATGGTGTCATGACAGAGGTGAGTTCCTACTTGTCTACGTGTTTATGCCAAATGGTAGCCTTGATGCTCACCTCTTTGGGAAGAGGAGTCCTCTCCCTTGGGTAGTGAGATACAAGATATCTCATGGGTTGGCCTCCGCGTTGCTCTATCTTCATGAAGAGTGGGAGCAATGTGTGGTGCACCGGGATATCAAGTCCAGTAATGTGATGCTAGACTCTAGTTTCACTGTCAAGCTCGGTGACTTTGGGTTAGCTCGGCTTATGGATCACGGCCTAGGTTCTCAAACAACCGGGTTGGCGGGAACTTTAGGATACATGGCTCCAGAATACATAAGCACAGGTAGAGCTAGTAAAGAGTCGGACGTGTATAGCTTTGGGGTGGTTGCATTAGAAATTGCTACTGGAAGAAGGTCAGCTGATCGTATGGAAGAGGATTCTGACATAGGGTTGGTCCAGTGGGTTTGGAATCTTTATGGGAGAGGAGATCTTCTTTTGGCAGTGGATGGGAAGCTGCAAAATGATTTTGACGAAAAGCAAGTGGAGTGCTTGATTATTGTTGGACTTTGGTGTGCTCACCCTGATCGAAGTCTTAGGCCCTCCATTAGGCAAGCAATTCACGTTCTTAATTTTGAAGCAACAATGCCAAATCTTCCAACACAGATGCCTGTTCCCATGTATCATGTACCTACACTAGCAGTCAGTTCTGTTGAACCTTCCATAACTTCAAGCCTTCAGCATGGTCGTTGA
- the LOC133852690 gene encoding uncharacterized protein LOC133852690, translating to MGVGVVARDATGAWKAALCSSLPYVSDPSVAESLGARQAVVLGQKMGFPSIVLEGDAKEIVLGLRNPAGCSARLHNVLLDCRCLLESFSSWSVNHVRRDGNKAAHKLAKLAVSLYSNHVWVNVCPKEIWSIICNDFVS from the coding sequence ATGGGCGTAGGGGTGGTGGCCAGGGATGCTACAGGTGCTTGGAAGGCAGCGTTGTGTTCTTCCTTGCCCTATGTTTCGGATCCCTCTGTAGCTGAATCTCTTGGAGCTCGCCAGGCTGTAGTTCTGGGTCAGAAGATGGGGTTCCCTTCTATTGTGCTTGAAGGTGATGCAAAAGAGATTGTGTTAGGTTTAAGGAACCCAGCTGGTTGTAGTGCTAGACTGCACAATGTGCTCCTGGATTGTCGTTGTCTTTTAGAGTCTTTTAGCTCTTGGAGTGTAAATCACGTGCGTCGTGATGGAAACAAGGCTGCCCACAAGTTAGCAAAATTAGCTGTTTCCCTTTACAGTAATCATGTGTGGGTTAATGTTTGTCCTAAAGAGATTTGGTCTATTATCTGTAATGACTTTGTTTCTTAA